From a single Lactococcus carnosus genomic region:
- a CDS encoding LCP family protein — MSKKRRHPHRKKKHPVLKVILILVALIIIAISAILYTLYKNVDTTFSNSYTTFPKTTQVDLKNAQPFTTLIIETGTNNSKNIAYAAVLASTNKATKQTTFMNFPVFATLPNTKTINDIYSSEGTAGIIQSIKDLMHVSVNKVIQIDIDKIGSLIEATGGVSMQNPRAFNAEGYQFKQGTISLKTADQVQAYLTQLGDTDLDASITRIQNVSMALYGNIQNGLRSKKIESVNYYRNILHAFTNMAKTNVNFDDAKTIGLKYNQALMHTSKLNLHTTDVAGKEVISQAELDTVKALFEKSLK; from the coding sequence ATGAGTAAGAAAAGAAGACACCCACATCGTAAGAAAAAGCATCCTGTATTAAAAGTGATTTTAATACTAGTTGCATTAATTATCATTGCTATTTCAGCAATCCTTTATACACTCTATAAAAATGTTGACACAACATTTTCAAATTCATACACGACTTTTCCAAAAACAACGCAGGTTGATTTAAAAAATGCACAACCGTTTACAACACTCATTATTGAAACGGGGACAAATAATTCAAAAAACATCGCTTATGCTGCTGTTTTAGCTTCTACAAATAAAGCAACAAAACAAACGACTTTTATGAATTTCCCAGTTTTTGCAACATTGCCTAATACAAAGACGATCAACGATATTTATAGTAGTGAAGGTACTGCTGGTATTATCCAATCGATCAAAGACTTGATGCATGTCTCAGTCAATAAAGTCATTCAAATTGATATTGATAAAATTGGGTCGCTAATAGAAGCAACAGGTGGCGTATCGATGCAAAATCCCAGAGCCTTCAACGCAGAAGGCTATCAATTCAAGCAAGGCACGATCAGTTTAAAGACCGCTGACCAAGTCCAAGCTTATCTGACACAACTTGGTGATACCGATCTTGATGCATCGATTACACGTATCCAAAATGTCTCGATGGCACTTTACGGCAACATTCAAAATGGGTTACGTAGCAAAAAAATCGAAAGTGTCAATTACTATCGTAACATTCTCCATGCTTTTACAAATATGGCCAAAACAAATGTCAATTTTGACGATGCAAAAACAATTGGCCTGAAATATAATCAAGCACTCATGCATACAAGCAAGCTAAATCTCCATACAACAGATGTAGCTGGTAAAGAAGTTATATCTCAGGCTGAGCTAGATACTGTTAAAGCACTTTTTGAGAAATCATTAAAATAA
- a CDS encoding MurR/RpiR family transcriptional regulator, whose translation MFVFQIEKIKKLNETEFQIYNYLTDHMADVSQMTIREFAQLTHVSTATIVRFCRHLGFTGFSELKFYIMQPNQVETSLESYYANFLQLNAFLKGLTGHAFQEKLSQACQLIESSHYTTFMGIGTSGALAAYGYRYFNNVGIQSFVITDPYLPIPRDSYQQSCMIVLSVSGETSEVIEQLDRFKKNGAKIISITNDDASTISKMSDFNFSYYMIDEFAYSTAIKLTTQLPVLALLEIMAHHVKTQSIDQSKKLSSI comes from the coding sequence ATGTTTGTGTTTCAAATCGAGAAAATCAAGAAATTAAATGAGACTGAGTTTCAAATTTACAACTACTTGACAGATCATATGGCCGACGTGAGTCAAATGACCATAAGAGAATTTGCCCAGTTGACCCATGTATCAACGGCAACGATTGTTAGATTTTGTCGACATTTAGGGTTTACTGGATTTTCAGAGCTTAAATTCTATATCATGCAGCCTAATCAGGTTGAGACCTCTTTAGAAAGCTATTATGCCAATTTCTTACAGTTGAATGCTTTTTTAAAAGGCCTAACTGGCCATGCATTTCAAGAAAAGTTGTCACAGGCTTGTCAATTGATTGAATCTAGTCACTATACGACCTTTATGGGGATAGGGACTAGTGGTGCATTAGCAGCATATGGTTATAGATATTTTAATAACGTAGGGATCCAATCTTTCGTCATTACAGACCCGTATTTGCCAATCCCAAGGGATAGTTATCAACAGTCTTGTATGATTGTCCTATCAGTTTCAGGTGAAACGAGCGAAGTGATCGAACAGTTAGATCGTTTTAAAAAGAATGGGGCGAAGATCATATCGATAACGAATGATGATGCATCAACGATTTCAAAAATGTCAGATTTTAATTTCTCCTACTATATGATAGATGAGTTTGCTTATTCAACAGCCATAAAGCTAACAACACAGCTACCAGTGCTTGCCTTGCTAGAAATAATGGCACATCATGTTAAGACCCAAAGCATTGATCAATCAAAAAAGTTAAGCTCAATTTGA
- the recR gene encoding recombination mediator RecR — MAYYPEPIAKLIESYAKLPGIGQKTATRLAFYTIGMSDDDVNAFAANLLSAKRDLHFCSICGNLTDADPCNICTDDARDKTTIFVVEESKDVLAMERIREYTGLYHVLHGTISPMNGVSPDDINVKTLITRLMDSEVAEIIIATNATSDGEATAMYLARMIKPAGIKVTRLARGLAVGSDIEYADEVTLSKAVENRQEI, encoded by the coding sequence ATGGCTTATTATCCAGAACCAATTGCTAAGCTCATCGAGTCTTATGCAAAACTGCCAGGTATTGGTCAAAAAACAGCGACTAGACTGGCATTTTATACCATAGGGATGTCAGATGATGACGTAAATGCCTTCGCGGCAAATCTCTTGTCAGCAAAGCGAGATCTTCATTTTTGTAGTATCTGCGGTAATCTGACGGATGCGGATCCTTGTAATATTTGTACGGATGATGCAAGAGATAAGACGACTATTTTTGTAGTAGAGGAATCAAAAGATGTCCTTGCTATGGAAAGAATTAGAGAATATACTGGTCTATATCATGTCTTACATGGCACGATTAGTCCCATGAATGGTGTGAGTCCAGATGATATTAACGTCAAAACTTTGATTACAAGGTTAATGGATAGTGAGGTAGCAGAGATTATTATCGCGACAAATGCAACCAGTGATGGTGAGGCTACGGCCATGTATTTGGCTCGGATGATCAAGCCTGCAGGGATTAAAGTGACACGTCTGGCAAGAGGGTTAGCTGTTGGGAGTGATATCGAATATGCTGATGAGGTGACGCTAAGCAAGGCGGTTGAAAATCGTCAGGAAATATAA
- a CDS encoding 6-phospho-beta-glucosidase: MTLRKDFLWGGAVAAHQLEGGWQAGGKGVSVADVMTVGANGVARRITDGVLPGENYPNHEAIDFYHRYKTDIALFAELGLTCFRTSIAWTRIFPKGDEAAPNEAGLQFYDDLFDECLKHGIAPVITLSHFEMPYHLVTEYGGWRNRKVIDFFVHFAETVFRRYKDKVTYWMTFNEINNQANYVDDFAPFTNSGLKFEADEDREPVMYQAAHYELVASARAVKIGHEINPDFQIGSMIAMCPIYPATMKPRDIMKAQVAMQRRYWFSDVHVRGHYPSYITTYFKRRGFTLDMTETDKQDLAAGTVDYIGFSYYMSFAVKDTDNGAGFDYDEAKELIRNPYVEASDWGWQIDPLGLRYVMNWFNERYELPLFIVENGFGAVDEVVDGKIQDTYRIAYLKAHIEQMKDAVDIDGVELIGYTPWGFIDLVSAGTGEMKKRYGMIYVDKDNEGNGTLNRSKKASFDWYQQVIASNGEVL, translated from the coding sequence ATGACATTAAGAAAAGATTTTTTATGGGGTGGTGCCGTAGCAGCTCACCAACTCGAAGGTGGCTGGCAAGCAGGCGGTAAAGGTGTTTCGGTCGCTGATGTGATGACGGTCGGGGCAAATGGTGTGGCGCGTCGTATTACAGATGGTGTCTTACCCGGTGAGAACTACCCCAATCATGAAGCAATTGACTTTTATCATCGCTATAAAACAGATATTGCCTTATTTGCAGAACTTGGTCTCACCTGCTTTCGAACATCTATCGCCTGGACGCGTATTTTTCCAAAGGGAGATGAAGCAGCGCCTAATGAAGCTGGCCTACAGTTTTATGACGATTTGTTCGATGAATGTTTGAAACATGGTATCGCACCAGTCATCACCTTATCACACTTTGAAATGCCTTATCATTTAGTCACTGAATATGGTGGCTGGCGCAATCGTAAAGTGATCGACTTCTTTGTTCATTTTGCAGAGACCGTATTTAGGCGCTACAAAGATAAAGTGACTTATTGGATGACATTTAATGAGATTAATAACCAAGCGAATTATGTAGATGACTTTGCACCATTTACAAACTCAGGCTTAAAATTTGAAGCAGATGAAGACCGTGAACCTGTCATGTACCAAGCAGCTCACTATGAGTTGGTTGCCAGTGCACGTGCAGTCAAAATTGGCCATGAGATTAATCCTGATTTTCAAATTGGTAGTATGATTGCCATGTGTCCGATTTATCCAGCAACGATGAAGCCACGAGATATCATGAAGGCACAAGTCGCCATGCAACGACGCTATTGGTTTAGTGATGTACATGTTCGAGGACATTATCCAAGCTATATCACGACTTACTTCAAGCGTCGTGGTTTTACATTAGATATGACTGAGACTGATAAGCAAGATCTAGCAGCAGGGACTGTTGACTATATCGGTTTCTCTTATTACATGAGTTTTGCTGTCAAAGATACGGATAATGGCGCTGGATTTGACTACGATGAAGCTAAAGAACTCATTCGAAATCCTTATGTTGAGGCGAGTGACTGGGGTTGGCAAATAGATCCCCTTGGTCTACGTTATGTTATGAACTGGTTTAACGAAAGATATGAACTCCCCCTTTTCATCGTCGAAAATGGCTTTGGTGCTGTAGATGAGGTAGTAGATGGTAAGATTCAAGATACCTATCGCATTGCCTATCTGAAGGCGCATATCGAGCAGATGAAAGATGCAGTTGACATCGATGGGGTTGAACTTATCGGTTATACACCTTGGGGATTTATCGACCTTGTATCTGCTGGTACAGGTGAGATGAAAAAACGCTATGGCATGATTTATGTTGATAAAGACAATGAGGGAAATGGCACATTAAACCGTAGTAAGAAAGCATCATTTGATTGGTACCAACAAGTGATTGCATCAAATGGCGAGGTATTATAA
- a CDS encoding ABC transporter ATP-binding protein produces the protein MIELRHVTKAFNGRMAVDDISFTISEGQIFGFLGPSGSGKSTTINILTGQLTQDSGQAWVLGKDSRQIGSDDLLDIGIMSDTIGFYERLSIYKNLLFFAKFYHVSTDYLDQLLRRLDLFDDKNKKAIDLSTGMKQRLLLIQAVLHTPKLLFLDEPTSGLDPTLSREVHRLLLELKNKGVTIFLTTHDMTEATEICDEIALLHQGKIIEAGAPQAVIDKYSDKGKVVIRFQNGKSITVPQEETANYLAQHISSIHTSEATLASIFIQLTGEKFEND, from the coding sequence ATGATTGAACTAAGGCATGTGACGAAAGCATTTAATGGCAGAATGGCAGTTGATGATATCAGCTTTACCATCTCCGAGGGACAGATATTTGGTTTTTTAGGGCCATCTGGCTCTGGAAAATCAACAACGATTAATATCTTGACTGGCCAGTTGACACAAGATAGTGGCCAAGCCTGGGTATTGGGTAAAGATAGCAGACAGATAGGAAGTGATGACCTCCTTGACATTGGGATCATGAGTGATACCATCGGCTTTTATGAACGGCTCTCTATCTATAAAAATCTCTTGTTTTTTGCTAAGTTTTATCATGTGTCGACGGACTATCTAGATCAGTTATTAAGGCGGTTAGACTTGTTTGATGACAAGAACAAAAAAGCTATTGATCTATCAACAGGCATGAAACAAAGGTTGCTATTAATCCAAGCTGTTTTGCATACACCTAAGCTATTATTTTTAGATGAGCCAACCTCTGGTTTGGATCCTACTTTATCTCGTGAAGTACACCGTCTGTTACTTGAGTTAAAAAATAAAGGTGTGACCATTTTTTTAACAACGCACGATATGACTGAAGCGACAGAAATCTGTGATGAGATTGCTTTACTACATCAAGGCAAAATTATAGAAGCAGGTGCACCTCAAGCAGTCATCGACAAATATAGCGATAAAGGCAAGGTCGTGATTCGTTTTCAAAATGGCAAAAGTATCACCGTCCCCCAAGAAGAGACGGCAAACTACTTGGCACAGCATATTTCAAGTATCCATACATCAGAAGCCACTTTAGCCTCTATCTTTATTCAACTAACGGGGGAGAAATTTGAGAATGACTAA
- a CDS encoding D-alanine--D-alanine ligase — protein sequence MTKQVLILLYGGRSAEREVSVLSAESVIFAINYAKFVVHTFFITQAGDFIKTQSFTETPQVGTKLMTNATSGASDFVSPASIYEKDAVVFPILHGPMGEDGSIQGFLEILRMPYVGPSITSASVTMDKIMAKHVFESVHVPQVPYVALTDLSEIEQKIGEVNDKLNYPVFVKPANMGSSVGISKVETAADLPSAIDEAIKFDNRILIEQGVNAREIEVAILGNSDVSSTLPGEVVKDVAFYDYQSKYIDNQITMAIPAEIPDETIAKMREFAEIAYRAVAGTGLSRCDFFMTPDNQLYLNEINAIPGFTQFSMYPLLWENMGLTYGDLIEKLVVLAVAAFDSRESKLQS from the coding sequence ATGACAAAACAAGTTTTAATTTTACTATATGGTGGGCGTAGTGCTGAACGAGAGGTATCCGTACTATCAGCTGAGAGTGTTATTTTTGCTATAAATTATGCTAAGTTTGTGGTGCATACTTTTTTTATCACACAAGCAGGTGACTTCATCAAAACCCAGTCTTTTACTGAGACACCCCAAGTTGGGACCAAGTTAATGACGAATGCGACAAGTGGTGCATCTGATTTTGTGTCACCGGCTAGTATTTATGAAAAAGATGCCGTAGTATTCCCAATCCTTCATGGGCCGATGGGCGAAGATGGGTCTATTCAAGGCTTCCTCGAAATTCTTAGGATGCCTTATGTGGGTCCTAGTATCACATCAGCTAGCGTGACCATGGATAAGATCATGGCCAAACACGTTTTTGAGTCCGTTCATGTCCCACAGGTACCTTATGTGGCACTGACTGACTTATCCGAGATTGAGCAGAAGATAGGCGAAGTTAATGATAAGCTAAATTATCCTGTCTTTGTTAAACCAGCTAACATGGGGTCATCTGTCGGCATTTCTAAAGTTGAAACAGCAGCAGACTTACCGAGCGCAATCGATGAAGCCATCAAATTTGATAATCGGATTTTGATCGAGCAGGGGGTTAACGCGCGTGAAATTGAAGTGGCCATACTTGGTAATTCAGATGTGTCGTCGACATTGCCAGGTGAGGTGGTTAAAGACGTCGCCTTTTATGACTATCAGTCCAAGTATATCGATAATCAAATTACCATGGCCATTCCTGCAGAAATTCCTGACGAAACGATAGCAAAAATGCGGGAGTTTGCGGAGATCGCCTATCGTGCAGTTGCTGGGACAGGCCTATCGCGCTGTGACTTTTTCATGACACCTGACAATCAACTCTATTTGAATGAGATTAATGCCATACCAGGCTTCACTCAGTTTTCTATGTATCCTCTTTTATGGGAAAATATGGGCTTAACCTATGGTGATTTGATTGAGAAATTAGTTGTGCTAGCAGTGGCAGCATTTGACAGTCGTGAAAGTAAATTACAAAGTTAA
- a CDS encoding PTS lactose/cellobiose transporter subunit IIA: MNDEQMAVIMPLIMYGGEAKSSAIEAIQAAKAGDFTKADSAIQAANEAIVKAHHGQTELLTKAANGEAVDVSIYMVHAQDHLMTGIAFVDLAKEIIALYQVIKG; the protein is encoded by the coding sequence ATGAACGATGAACAGATGGCTGTCATTATGCCACTGATTATGTATGGCGGCGAGGCTAAGTCTTCAGCGATTGAAGCGATTCAAGCCGCTAAAGCAGGTGATTTTACAAAAGCTGATAGTGCGATTCAAGCAGCAAATGAGGCCATCGTCAAAGCCCATCACGGTCAGACAGAGCTGTTAACTAAAGCCGCAAATGGAGAAGCAGTTGATGTCTCTATTTATATGGTACATGCCCAGGATCATTTGATGACAGGCATCGCTTTCGTCGATTTGGCCAAAGAGATTATTGCCCTCTATCAAGTAATTAAGGGATAG
- a CDS encoding penicillin-binding transpeptidase domain-containing protein, which yields MKSKKKLTNNKTPHVLENPSKAILKRINVLFFIIFALFLVLIGRLYQMQIADKGFYDKKLATSGSMSTVTEGTARGQIFDATGTPMVSNKSVQTINFTRTNMMSAEMMRQVAIKLVSVIPESVSTDSLTERDRIDFFLADPENFSKVQSRVPDKELINKKTGERLDEGKLYAKYVKKVTKAESTFDLDTQIAAMLYKKMNATSNFATTIIASGDFTAEQQAKIAENERYFKGISVGSTWEREYHDPTLTSILGTVTSEKTGIPAEDLAAYLKKGYSRNDRVGTSYLEKGYEDALHGTNAVKRVIVDKQGHVKKEETLVKGEAGNNLKLTLDSKFQQGVQDILKRNFDALQREGYGALSQGAYAVVMNPSTGGIYAMAGIAHDKKTGQITDDALGTIQSGFPPGSVVKMGTITAGWENNVLSGNQVLNDQPINILGSPTKQSWFTNGRVTPITAVQALEYSSNTYMIQTALNIMGQPYQPGMTIFTSKLDDSFKKMRKTYGEYGLGVATGIDIPGSSNGFIGQDADAANYLDESFGQYDTYTPMQLAQYAATIANDGKRVTPRLVDGIYGSTTDGPLGKLEKTIASKTLNTIPISQDNIKLLQQGMYQVTHGGNMATGKDVMNGASVSINAKTGTSETFTLDAAGNQVYTSVNNVVAYAPSDKPQIAIGVMIPDTIIKDGGVTTHANQDMTRDIVNLYNSMYGFK from the coding sequence ATGAAATCTAAAAAAAAGTTAACAAATAATAAGACACCCCACGTGTTAGAGAACCCATCAAAAGCTATATTAAAGCGCATTAATGTCTTGTTCTTTATCATTTTTGCCCTGTTTCTAGTATTAATTGGTAGACTTTATCAGATGCAAATCGCAGATAAAGGCTTTTATGATAAGAAACTTGCAACGTCGGGTTCTATGTCGACTGTGACAGAAGGGACGGCAAGAGGACAAATATTTGACGCGACTGGCACTCCCATGGTCAGCAACAAGTCAGTTCAGACGATAAACTTTACACGTACAAATATGATGTCGGCAGAAATGATGCGCCAGGTTGCCATTAAATTAGTCAGTGTGATTCCAGAGTCGGTCTCAACAGACAGCTTAACTGAGCGTGATCGGATTGATTTCTTCCTAGCAGATCCAGAGAACTTTTCTAAAGTACAAAGTCGTGTCCCTGATAAAGAGCTTATCAACAAGAAAACTGGCGAGAGATTGGATGAAGGCAAACTTTATGCAAAATATGTAAAAAAAGTGACAAAAGCAGAGAGTACATTTGATTTGGATACCCAGATCGCTGCCATGCTCTATAAAAAAATGAATGCGACATCTAATTTTGCGACGACAATCATCGCATCAGGTGATTTCACAGCTGAACAACAAGCAAAAATTGCTGAAAATGAGCGCTACTTCAAAGGCATCTCAGTCGGTAGCACTTGGGAAAGAGAATACCATGACCCAACGCTGACCAGTATTTTAGGTACGGTGACAAGTGAAAAGACAGGGATTCCAGCGGAAGACTTAGCGGCTTACCTTAAAAAAGGTTACTCACGTAACGATCGTGTAGGGACCTCTTATCTGGAAAAAGGCTATGAAGATGCCTTGCATGGAACGAATGCTGTTAAGCGCGTCATCGTGGATAAACAAGGACATGTTAAGAAAGAGGAGACCCTTGTAAAGGGTGAGGCAGGTAATAATCTCAAACTAACACTTGATTCGAAATTTCAGCAAGGTGTACAAGATATTTTGAAACGTAATTTTGATGCCCTACAGCGTGAAGGCTATGGTGCACTTTCCCAAGGTGCTTATGCAGTGGTAATGAATCCCTCAACAGGTGGGATTTATGCGATGGCAGGGATTGCGCATGACAAAAAAACGGGTCAAATTACCGACGATGCACTAGGCACAATTCAAAGTGGCTTTCCACCAGGTTCTGTGGTCAAAATGGGTACAATTACTGCGGGATGGGAAAATAATGTCCTGTCTGGCAACCAAGTTCTGAACGACCAACCGATTAATATCCTAGGCTCTCCAACCAAACAATCCTGGTTTACAAATGGCCGAGTAACACCCATTACTGCTGTTCAAGCCCTAGAGTATTCTTCTAATACCTATATGATTCAAACAGCGCTAAATATCATGGGTCAGCCCTACCAACCAGGCATGACAATATTTACCTCTAAACTAGATGATTCATTTAAAAAAATGCGTAAAACTTATGGAGAGTATGGACTAGGTGTGGCAACGGGTATTGATATACCAGGGTCTTCAAATGGCTTTATTGGACAAGATGCAGATGCAGCCAATTATCTAGATGAAAGTTTTGGTCAGTACGATACGTATACACCGATGCAATTGGCGCAGTATGCTGCAACGATCGCAAACGACGGCAAACGCGTTACCCCACGCCTTGTCGATGGTATTTATGGGAGTACAACAGACGGTCCATTGGGCAAATTAGAGAAAACGATTGCTTCAAAAACGCTCAATACCATCCCAATCTCTCAGGATAATATTAAATTACTGCAACAAGGTATGTATCAGGTAACCCACGGTGGTAACATGGCAACTGGTAAAGATGTCATGAATGGTGCTAGTGTGAGTATTAATGCTAAGACAGGTACATCAGAGACCTTCACATTAGATGCAGCTGGCAACCAAGTTTATACATCAGTCAATAACGTGGTCGCCTATGCCCCATCAGATAAGCCACAAATTGCGATTGGTGTTATGATCCCAGATACAATCATCAAAGACGGTGGGGTAACTACCCATGCCAATCAAGATATGACCAGAGATATTGTTAATCTGTACAATTCAATGTATGGGTTCAAATAA
- a CDS encoding PTS sugar transporter subunit IIC, with protein sequence MKEFINETLIPKVMRFVSTKPMVGFRNGMLYTMPFSIIGSIFLLLANFPIKAVSVALDNAGLTPYFNQTYGATFALMAIFGAMGIAICYVKEQGIAETLPAGMIAMASFILLMSSEMTETNSGNIIGNVINKEWTGGKGMIVGIIVGLFVGATYAWFIKHDIRIKMPEGVPPNVAGAFTALIPGVAIVSITLIVYIIFDKFQTTFFDWIYKVLQTPLQGVTSTLPGVIIMGLLIPMFWFLGIHGSTIVGGIMGPLLTANSVDNKVILDSGKALTLANGGKIVTQQFLDQYMTVTGAGMTIGLVLFMVTLAKSSQYKELGKLSIVPSLFNINEPVIFAAPIVMNPIMFLPFVVAPVASGLLTYFAIYIGLVPMFGGVVVPWTTPPIISGFLVNGWQAAVLQAVCLVMTFLIYLPFAKKMDQITVKQEQENVAANNKV encoded by the coding sequence ATGAAGGAATTTATCAATGAGACATTAATACCAAAGGTGATGCGGTTTGTCTCAACTAAGCCCATGGTTGGCTTTAGAAATGGGATGCTTTACACCATGCCCTTTTCAATTATTGGCTCAATCTTTTTACTACTCGCCAATTTTCCAATCAAGGCCGTCAGCGTTGCCCTAGATAATGCTGGCTTAACGCCTTACTTTAATCAAACATATGGTGCAACATTTGCCTTGATGGCAATATTTGGGGCAATGGGGATTGCCATTTGTTATGTCAAGGAACAAGGGATAGCAGAAACATTACCAGCAGGAATGATAGCGATGGCATCCTTTATCTTACTCATGAGTTCAGAAATGACAGAGACAAATAGTGGTAACATCATTGGGAATGTCATCAATAAAGAGTGGACTGGCGGTAAAGGCATGATCGTTGGGATTATTGTCGGTCTATTTGTTGGTGCGACTTATGCTTGGTTTATTAAACATGACATCCGTATCAAAATGCCTGAGGGTGTACCACCCAATGTGGCGGGGGCATTTACAGCCTTAATACCAGGTGTGGCGATTGTCTCAATCACATTAATTGTTTACATCATTTTTGATAAATTTCAAACGACATTCTTTGACTGGATTTATAAAGTACTACAGACGCCATTACAAGGCGTGACATCTACCTTACCTGGTGTCATTATTATGGGGCTACTCATTCCCATGTTTTGGTTCCTAGGCATACATGGCTCAACCATTGTTGGCGGTATTATGGGACCATTATTGACAGCTAATTCAGTTGATAATAAAGTGATTCTAGATTCTGGTAAAGCTTTGACGCTTGCAAATGGTGGTAAGATTGTAACACAACAATTTCTTGATCAGTATATGACTGTAACTGGAGCAGGGATGACAATAGGCTTGGTTTTATTCATGGTCACGTTAGCAAAATCAAGTCAATATAAAGAGCTTGGCAAATTATCAATTGTCCCTAGTCTTTTCAATATTAATGAACCAGTGATATTTGCTGCGCCGATTGTAATGAATCCAATCATGTTCTTGCCATTTGTAGTTGCACCAGTCGCATCAGGATTATTGACATATTTTGCGATTTATATCGGATTGGTACCGATGTTTGGTGGCGTGGTTGTACCATGGACAACACCACCAATTATTTCTGGATTTTTAGTAAACGGTTGGCAAGCAGCAGTTTTACAAGCAGTTTGTCTAGTGATGACTTTCCTCATTTATTTACCATTTGCTAAAAAAATGGATCAAATTACTGTTAAACAAGAGCAAGAAAATGTAGCAGCAAATAATAAAGTATAA